A section of the Dehalococcoidales bacterium genome encodes:
- a CDS encoding glycosyltransferase family 4 protein produces MYRRTGKAEELRVVHLGTGFLPVSSNADRSVEGTIYELTRHLVSAGADVAIVDIKLALRTRGDTGTSFHEVGSLPLRGSNLFSYFLKIIWFSLRLLPALRRLMKEGGIDIIHAHSQFPSATVLLARRLFRWKVPVVYTAHNPYLLAPPSLTNWLRYTLIEGWVLRRVDRVLAQTEAVGRELGRRFRISPERIEQVFAGIDLAAIDDFIEHHPRQENGHRTVLYPAVINPRKNQVAVVQCIPDVVKAYPECRFVFAGAIDDRAYFSDIQTMVRERDLSEYVAFTGQLPLETLYQQYRDATALVFPTLYESQGKVLIEA; encoded by the coding sequence TTGTACCGACGTACCGGTAAGGCAGAGGAATTGAGAGTAGTCCATCTGGGAACAGGCTTCCTGCCGGTATCATCGAATGCCGACCGGTCGGTAGAGGGCACAATCTACGAACTGACCCGGCATCTCGTTAGTGCCGGTGCCGACGTGGCTATTGTTGACATAAAGCTAGCCCTGAGAACCCGCGGTGATACCGGTACCAGCTTCCACGAAGTCGGGTCATTGCCGCTACGTGGGTCCAATCTGTTCAGCTACTTCCTGAAGATTATCTGGTTTTCCCTGCGACTGCTCCCCGCGCTGCGTCGCCTGATGAAGGAAGGCGGGATTGACATCATTCACGCCCACAGCCAGTTCCCCAGCGCAACAGTACTGCTTGCTCGAAGGCTGTTCCGCTGGAAGGTACCGGTAGTCTATACGGCACACAACCCCTACCTGCTGGCTCCCCCCAGTCTCACCAACTGGCTACGGTACACGCTGATTGAGGGATGGGTGCTGAGGAGAGTCGACCGGGTGCTGGCCCAGACCGAAGCTGTGGGCAGAGAGCTGGGCCGGAGATTCCGGATATCACCGGAACGGATAGAGCAGGTCTTCGCCGGAATCGACCTGGCTGCGATTGACGATTTCATAGAACATCACCCGCGCCAGGAGAATGGACACCGGACGGTACTATATCCCGCCGTAATCAATCCCCGGAAGAACCAGGTGGCGGTCGTGCAATGCATACCTGATGTGGTGAAGGCATACCCCGAGTGCCGGTTCGTCTTTGCCGGTGCTATTGACGACAGGGCCTATTTCAGTGATATTCAGACGATGGTTCGCGAGCGTGACCTGTCGGAATACGTGGCGTTCACCGGTCAGCTACCCCTGGAAACACTATACCAGCAGTACCGGGATGCCACCGCCCTGGTCTTCCCCACCCTGTATGAGAGCCAGGGGAAGGTACTTATCGAGGC